A single genomic interval of Eriocheir sinensis breed Jianghai 21 chromosome 33, ASM2467909v1, whole genome shotgun sequence harbors:
- the LOC127006619 gene encoding uncharacterized protein LOC127006619 translates to MEEKVTIERLPYEVLERILSNPCVTVENILSCSLACKYLNGVCQRNSLWRSKFSFQYPYTYQYILSKERKDWKARYIAQHRCKKKLIQCILALSRTFVWSMYHDYEWPDIPRRALALYENLFSEALGESNNHYVLDECHNILNSGNPCMELTLKYYADKLHRHTYERLVIKTKWEEFLALGSYCEEGLLWVVVALRPVPKMCNEKAVLACLNRLAQETLEHIKQAYPDNPVISKAFAKDDLTCKDASLMRGEHCIEILQAVHHVLKHKSGFRINNSLCESEPDHYCIDYVLQHRKGSSKLLLGIELCVARRLGVLAVLHRTLSDHVLATWKLYYIGQDGMSGYVDACDLCKKDLSSMSVVVEEWHEGEAVDARGMCQAILQQVVFLTECWLKGERWQAGEPVLYDLLDEETYNQPIRLLFTAWQHVEHWKMSRLYHYMNQLLRVTGSNQTQGKILHLSILLRINSKLTLEKLLQFRRSMGQPPNTMRDLLRMLASVDKRARTRVTELKSLLSSGLASYTSLNPLASVPWPHGWPGGEMVQKRRVDRKSWQVQFAVGEVLEQRGGDLCVVYDWDSMCVESEDTLVLMGETGLAYGTDQPFYRVLTDGGSARYLAQENLRHAHQPQHIKNPLIGRYFTAFIYPFYLPNPQKAYEYPEDANIREQNALTLKLKFASNE, encoded by the coding sequence ATGGAAGAGAAGGTGACAATCGAGAGGCTGCCGTACGAGGTGCTGGAGAGGATACTAAGCAACCCGTGTGTCACTGTGGAAAATATTTTAAGCTGTTCCTTAGCCTGCAAATACCTAAATGGCGTATGTCAAAGAAACTCACTCTGGAGATCGAAATTCAGCTTCCAGTACCCTTACACGTATCAGTACATCCTCAGCAAAGAACGGAAGGACTGGAAGGCGAGGTACATAGCGCAACATCGGTGTAAGAAAAAACTAATTCAGTGTATCCTAGCCCTGTCACGGACGTTCGTGTGGTCGATGTACCATGACTACGAGTGGCCAGACATCCCAAGACGTGCCTTAGCTCTTTACGAAAACCTGTTCTCCGAGGCGCTAGGAGAGTCCAACAACCACTATGTTCTGGACGAGTGTCACAATATACTAAACTCTGGGAATCCGTGCATGGAGCTCACCCTGAAGTACTATGCAGACAAACTCCACAGACACACCTACGAACGCCTGGTGATCAAAACCAAGTGGGAGGAGTTCCTGGCGCTAGGGAGCTACTGCGAGGAGGGGCTGCTGTGGGTGGTAGTGGCGCTGCGACCGGTTCCAAAGATGTGCAATGAGAAAGCTGTGCTGGCCTGCCTCAACAGACTGGCCCAGGAGACCCTTGAACACATAAAACAGGCCTACCCAGACAACCCAGTGATCAGCAAAGCGTTTGCCAAAGACGACTTAACCTGCAAGGATGCGAGTCTCATGCGGGGTGAGCACTGCATTGAGATCCTCCAGGCTGTGCATCATGTCCTGAAGCACAAATCTGGATTCAGGATTAACAACAGTCTGTGTGAGAGTGAGCCAGACCACTACTGCATTGACTATGTTCTGCAACACCGCAAAGGCAGCTCTAAACTCCTCCTGGGTATTGAACTGTGTGTGGCCAGACGTCTTGGGGTGCTTGCCGTGCTGCACCGAACCCTCAGCGATCATGTCCTGGCCACCTGGAAACTCTATTATATTGGACAGGATGGGATGAGTGGGTATGTGGATGCTTGTGACCTGTGCAAGAAAGATCTGTCATCCatgtcagtggtggtggaggaatggcATGAAGGTGAGGCTGTGGATGCCCGGGGGATGTGTCAGGCTATCCTTCAGCAGGTGGTGTTCCTAACAGAATGTTGGCTGAAGGGAGAGCGTTGGCAAGCGGGGGAGCCAGTTCTGTATGACCTGCTGGATGAGGAAACCTACAACCAGCCCATCCGCCTTCTGTTCACTGCCTGGCAGCACGTGGAGCACTGGAAGATGAGCCGCCTCTACCACTACATGAACCAGCTTCTCAGGGTTACTGGCAGCAACCAGACACAAGGCAAGATCCTCCACCTCAGCATCCTCCTGCGCATCAACTCCAAACTCACCCTGGAGAAGCTGTTGCAGTTCCGCCGTAGCATGGGCCAGCCCCCCAACACCATGCGAGACCTCCTGCGTATGCTAGCCAGTGTGGACAAGCGTGCTCGGACCAGAGTGACAGAACTGAAGTCCCTCCTTTCATCAGGGTTGGCCAGCTACACCAGCCTCAACCCCCTGGCCAGTGTTCCTTGGCCTCATGGTTGGCCTGGTGGGGAGATGGTGCAGAAGAGACGAGTTGACCGCAAGAGCTGGCAAGTTCAGTTTGCTGTTGGGGAGGTGCTGGAGCAGCGTGGAGGTGACTTGTGTGTGGTGTATGACTGGGATTCTATGTGTGTTGAGAGTGAAGACACCCTAGTGCTGATGGGCGAGACAGGGCTGGCATATGGCACTGACCAGCCCTTCTACCGTGTCCTGACTGATGGCGGGTCAGCTCGGTATTTAGCACAAGAGAATCTCCGTCATGCACACCAGCCGCAACACATTAAAAACCCTCTCATTGGCCGCTACTTTACAGCCTTCATCTACCCCTTTTACCTGCCCAATCCACAGAAGGCATATGAGTACCCAGAGGATGCCAACATCCGGGAACAGAATGCTCTCACACTGAAGCTGAAGTTTGCATCCAACGAATAA